In the genome of Paenibacillus pabuli, the window GTAAGCGACGTGTTGCAGCAAAGGCAAGTCGAGGTATGGGAAGCGCTGAATGCTGACAATGAACCCGTTGGTTTTATCGGTTTGGATGATAACTTCATTGAGATGTTGTTTGTAGATGTCAGTCAGCATGGACAGGGTCTGGGACGTCTTCTGATTAACCATACTCTTAACATCAAAGGCCTTCACCTCAAAGTGGATGTCAATGAACAGAATACTGGGGCGGCCCGTTTCTATGAGAAGATGGGATTTGTACAAATAGGTCGTTCCGAATTGGATGGCTCCGGTAATCCGTTTCCGCTGCTTCATCTGGAGATCAACGCGGAACAGGCAGCAAAATAATCTTCGGTGGACCACGAAACTGGAGGAATTTGACGAAAAGGAGTGTGCAGGATGACACAGATCAAGGTAACACCGGAACAGCTGGATACAGTCAGTGGGCAATTCGCCCAGGCACATCAGCAATTGTCGGGATTCATATCCACTTTGGATAGCCAGATCCGTGTCATGCGCAGCAATTGGGACGGAATGGAGCGGGAACGCCGAAAATTACAAGAATTATGAGGAAATGTTGAAGAAGGCCGAGGAAATGCGTGACGATAAACTGGCACAGCAGCTTCAGGCCAGCATGAACATTATTCGGCTTCAATATGAGGATGAAATCTATCAAACCGATCCGAACACAGGCAAGACGGTGAAAATTACCGAGGATTCCATTGTAGGCACGTATCAGGTGAAAAGTGACAAGGGTGAAACGACCAGCATCAGTCTGGATAAACAGGGTAATGTGGTGGATTACAACAAGGATACGAAAAAATACGAGTATTGGCAACAAACCCTTACGACCAGTCAAGGGGAGCATCTCTTTGGCAAAGGGGCACAAACGGCTACAGCCTATGGAATCGGTCTGCTGTTGACCAGCAAGAGTGGATCTGCCTTTACAGAGCATGCAACAGGCCTTGGTTCCTCCTTTGTTGCGGATAAATTTCTGTTCTCCGTGCCAGACGAAGGCGAGACGCGTACGATGATTTACCGAACCAACAAGGATACGGGCAAAATCGAGAATATGATCGTGGTCACGCGTGGCGACAACGATATTGAATATATTCCGTGGCGTGAGTATAACTGAGCCACGGATGGGTCGACAAGCGGGCAACATGGAGTTACCTGATTGCGCCTGCTTGTCGACCCTTACAGTGGAGCCATGTGATTTTTTTGTGTAACACATGACGAATAGCACGGAGGGCAGGAGACTTAGCCGTGAACCTGCCCATAAACAAACACCCCGACACTTTCTCTCGAGATGGGAAAGTGGCCGGGGTGTTTCAGATTTGGCTTACCGTCCAGCCACGGTCAAGTGACCGGGCCTAAGGGGGATTTTTTTTGCCCAAAGATTAATGTGTCTCTTCGTCCAGAAACGGTTTGTTCACCGCGTAATACATGAAGCCCATAAGCAGCACGCCGCCGACTAGGTTACCAAGCGTTACCGGAATCAGGTTGTGGATTACCCCGCCGAATGAGATAGTTCCCGGATGGTTCAATACCAGCGCAATCGCAAACGTACACATATTGGCGACGCTGTGCTCATATCCCGAGATGAAGAAACAGAAGACAAAGAGCATCATGGCGAACATTTTGGCGCCATTCTCCTTCATGAACATGGGCACGAAGAACGCCAGACATACGAGCCAGTTACACAGAATCCCCCGGAAAAAGAGCTGCATGGCCGGAGCTTCCATCTTGTGCTCCACCACACTTAACAGAAAACCATTGACCTGAGATGAATCGAACAGTCCCGTCAGATAGATTAACAGGGCAAAGACCGCCGCACCCATCAGATTCCCGCTGTAACTTGCGATCCACAGCTTCACCACTTCGAACCATTTCAGTTTCTTGCGTAAGGCGGCATAGGTATAGTAGAACGTATTCCCGGTGAACAGGTCACCGCCACCATAGGCGATCAGAATAATTGCCGCGCCGAACGTGAGGGCAGCCATAGGGTATGTAAAGGGGGAATCCTCCATATAAAAGAAGTTACCCGTCTTGAACGCCACGATGACGCCGAACCCGATAAACATGCTGGCGAGCATGGAGCGTGCAAGGTATCTGATCAAGCTTTGTTTGTAAATCTTGTGTTTCTTCAGCGCCAGCTTCTCTACGTTGCGTAAACCTTCCGTTTCCATAATTCTCCTCCATTTTCCCTGATGTATTGTTTACATTATAACGAAAATATGGAAGATGAGGAGAGACCGTCTGGATTTACGAAAATTATTTTAGAGGATAAGGATACATACATGATCTAAGAATCTCTGACTTCTGCTCTTCTGTACGTTCACGTGGAGCAAGTTCTTCTGCGTAGGAACGCTCTAGCTTGTTGCGCATAAATGTCTCAGCATATGCATTGGGACGGGAGTGAAAGTCTTTGGCGAACTCTTTGAATGCACTGACTTCACGTACCTTTTCCAGCACGCTGTTCAACAAGGGGCTGCCCGCATATAGCAGGGAATCGGTCTCTTCACATTCAAACTTGAGATAGAGAAGGGCCTTCTGTAATGCATTGATCTCGCCTTGGGTAAGGTGAACCGGTTGCGTAGCATTTTCTCCCGATTCTTCACTGAACTGGTCAGGATTTTTGTTAGGCTCATCTGTATTACGGGATGGCTCTTCCTGCTTACTCATTGGTTGTCACTTCCTTGCTTTGAATGTAACACCCTCTTCGCAGAAGCGCCAAAATCAGGGTCGGATTGAAGGGATTCCAACACAGACGTGGCTCCAGAGACATGTTGATGTGCAGCTAGAATGGCAAACGCCGCTCCTTTGACCAAAATGAAGGCATCCCCCTCCAAAACCTCCTGCGCCAACTTGATCTCGGTCTCGGTAACAGGCAATAAGGCGAGCGTTTGCAAGGCGTAGTTCTGTACATCCTCATCTTCATCCGGATTACGAACAAGCTGTCCCGCAGCATAAAGAATGTCACCCAGGAGAGCAGAGGAGCCTGCCATGCCAAGAGCGCGCCAGGCTTCGATCCGTACCAGATCTTCTTCATGAGAATCCATGCCAATAACGAGAACTTGCTGAGTAAGGTGGTTATCCGTCAGCTCGATCAGATCTCGAAGGGCCTGCAGTTTTTCTTCTCCACTGACAGCGTTAAAATCAGTTTGTTCATTGTTGTTATGATTCATATCAGACATATTTGATCATTTACCTCCTCAAGTATGTTAGGACAGGGGCGGAAGAATGATCGGACGGGCAGTCAGGGCCTCCTCCACAATCTGTTCGGGTGTCAGGTCCCGATCATCCCAGAAAATCAGATTGCTGATCTCCGCATAAGGCATCTCTTGCTCTAATTCGGCTAGCATGTCATCCAGTTCATCTTCGGTTCCTTCGGCATTCATCAGCTTGCGAACTAATTCTACCAAGTGCAAATGATTAGACATATCGATACCTCCTGAATGATTAATAGAGTGAACAATTTAGTCTTTCATGGGTTGATCCAATGGATCATACGTAACGATAACAGGCAGTAATTTGGGCTCAAGCATTAGGTTAATGGGTTTTCCGTCATGATCAGCATAAGAAATGAAATAGCTCCCAAAATGAGATTCATAGATGAAATCCCTGTATTGAAAGGATCGTTCGGGGTACTTTATGTTTACATATAGCGTAGTTACCCCACGGGCAAAGGTTGCTTTCAACATTGGAATTTGGGTCAAAAGTATAATCGCGACCAGAACAATTGTTATACGTTTAGCGAGCCGGGTCAGATGGATTCACCTCATTATCGTAAAATTATTTACCAAGTAATGAAGGTCCATCTAAAACCAGATGTCACTCCACAAGTATAGCAAGATTGCCAAACTGTTCTCCCTTTTCCATACGTTCGAATGCTTTCGCTGTGTCCTGTAGCGGATATATGCCATCGATTACAGGATGTATGTCATGCTGCTCCACCCATTGCAGCATCTGGACAAACTCCTCACGGCTGCCCATGGAGGTGCCAAGCAGGCTAACTTGAGGGAAGAAGATCGAGCGAATTGGAACAGTCAGATCATCTCCCGAGCTTGCACCGTACATCACAATACGTCCACCTGGTCTGATTATATCAAAATATTTCGGGAACATGGCTTGTC includes:
- a CDS encoding formate/nitrite transporter family protein; translated protein: METEGLRNVEKLALKKHKIYKQSLIRYLARSMLASMFIGFGVIVAFKTGNFFYMEDSPFTYPMAALTFGAAIILIAYGGGDLFTGNTFYYTYAALRKKLKWFEVVKLWIASYSGNLMGAAVFALLIYLTGLFDSSQVNGFLLSVVEHKMEAPAMQLFFRGILCNWLVCLAFFVPMFMKENGAKMFAMMLFVFCFFISGYEHSVANMCTFAIALVLNHPGTISFGGVIHNLIPVTLGNLVGGVLLMGFMYYAVNKPFLDEETH
- a CDS encoding WXG100 family type VII secretion target codes for the protein MTQIKVTPEQLDTVSGQFAQAHQQLSGFISTLDSQIRVMRSNWDGMERERRKLQEL
- a CDS encoding acetyltransferase, which produces MLITSYREQDHDKLVEIWERAVRATHTFLEEHHIQFYKTVVSDVLQQRQVEVWEALNADNEPVGFIGLDDNFIEMLFVDVSQHGQGLGRLLINHTLNIKGLHLKVDVNEQNTGAARFYEKMGFVQIGRSELDGSGNPFPLLHLEINAEQAAK